Proteins from a genomic interval of Candidatus Thermokryptus mobilis:
- the sov gene encoding T9SS outer membrane translocon Sov/SprA, which produces MRCGVYVILMLFLSLFIENLFSSVNTIGVSKADTVVVDSSAQVKFLNSFLSKPYVEVRQSKQHPLLFVPSGLLKREVQIDSTGRFVRIKEKIAGIERPIELVVPIERYIQIRLEEKRKISWVELAHRYEGRERRDDIEQLFSNITNIQIPVPANPILSIFGPPVINLRISGAVDITGAWRNEKTEQLIISRLGNVRNEPDFSQQVQINVGGTIGDKLNITADWNTQRQFDFENQLKIKYKGYDDEIVQSVEAGNVSLQTPSSLIGSSQALFGIKASFQVGPLKLTTIASQKKGESQERVLTGGAQSQEIKVFMYQYSQSHYFIDEKYIPTYEPYYQNSPPLRIAPGLQVKDIEVWVSQLERPEPGLTRFIVADINLPPADTRAYYDSLRSNVLQSDPGRIEVGLFRKLERGKDYTINPDIGVISLNINLQDNQAIAVAYRVEGPTQVASDDTVYGDFINSLADTSATLVLKLVRPRSLQPSFKKAWDLLIKSIYPLGGARNIKKEGFDLKVLYQASPDQEPREEIDGKNLLQIFGFDKFHEDGSPGPDNKFDFSELTINPSRGELIFPFLKPFSKETLKKLLPDKDDDFISSIAYDDIYDTNQVAARNNTAKSSKFFISAKLTSDVQATYNLGFNVAEGSVQVYLNDRRLVEGVDYRVDYILGQLTILNRDALLPGSNLKIRYETNDLFSFASKTILGARGDIDLAENTRFGFTLMNYAQQSLSDKVRLGEEPISNTMLGFDFSTRFNSSKISEFFDILPGYQRKQDASFSLRGESAFMFSDPNTRKSTIAGDGAESIVYIDDFEGSKRIVPLSLISTHWHFASAPAHMPLLGEIKPGTISDTVKVQRKGYLAWFNIPQSVQIQEVWPQKRVAQEQQFITPLDIQFFPDRRGQYNYTTKWDSIKNFPAQNWAGMMRILPYFSTDLTTENITYIEIWFKIVGNPGPNAKMLINLGQISEDVIPNRRLDTEDRNGNYRLDPGEDVGLDGMSDEEERLRYPYLGDDPSQDNFEFGNLLKRNGTEGNKDLYPDIDQEDLNNNHILDLVDNYFEYEIPLDTLNNPFIAGGGSNGWYQLKIPLSAYTRVVGNPSFTLIEFVRVWFTGFEREGMIRIADFNLVGNYWEELVKNDDKFKVTVVSVEDNPNYTPPPGVQRPRDRTRPDQQIEGNEQSLAFIIRGLPDDTLRLAMRRFPQRIDLFNYKVMRLFVHGDNNFYFRDTTDYAGEIFIWIGTDTSNYYEYRQPIWPDWDIKNNIQIVFDQLTALKQTRDSVNQPVKRVPVPDGPPGATYWLKGNPSLTNVTFIAIGVTNPKGKGPEFLSGDVWVNELRLLKANDAIGWAYNLSAQLSVPELLNLNFGLSRKSPEFRGLTDKFVNSSARVLATNWAFSANLNLEKVFPSVIASSVRIPLSYQRSENIGIPKYIPGRDILATEAANRLKQNVLDSGGSLDEANRKADSLLTVIQQVMASETWAVPSFNFTINSQKWYVKDLINKINLGFNFNRAMSRDINTEISKRWAFNFQTSYSTAIRPISLKPFKSIFDGVPILEAYKDWEIQLTPSNISGMMRFDRGQENRKFRTKAMFEPTTRLFNAQRGFSFDWRFSNNGLLNPSLRYSVDIGSNLVHLETDSLGRQRTTREILGDIFFKDGLINFGRTQSLSQQISIGTNPKVPPILGINKYLNLNLSYSSAYRWQNNFQQGSLGRGAGYSANLNAGFSIRLKSLADSWFGEESKTLRRGRGAQVQKDTTEKSGSTFKLKDLLRILIKTPFLDYDNVQLNFTQTNTATNTGLYSERPGMGNLLSWFPFVSDKVEYGPSLLYQLGFVSDPNGSLKFSPKKGFPFFGFEQSPGLRAPNGNLDNMYSQTNRISITTSRPLWQGAYLDLSWNINWSYQRNQRVVTDSSGIPKVTSFTSSASLGRSFLMIPPVFVFSIFKGGIGSVASKYAEFKIDPTDKRSEDEKLAQAFEEGFETLPILSKIFGGFLPRLNWRFRWDGLERFSIFKSFATRVSLEHSYTSNFEKRWRSFIGQPMTFESERAGYEFNPLVGLNLTFKPLWNGNLTGGFRYITSTYYDLNFSAKAIVETFRREMSFNFSYSKRGFNLPIFGLSLKNDVDITLTYSSSKNSRKTYQARNLTEAIPLDGILRTMMEFRFRYMLSTRVTGSLFYRLTKSRSDSRSTFVPGSTINEVGIDLHISIGA; this is translated from the coding sequence ATGAGATGCGGAGTTTATGTTATTTTGATGCTTTTTTTATCTCTATTTATTGAAAATCTCTTTTCATCGGTTAACACAATCGGGGTATCCAAAGCAGATACAGTTGTGGTTGATTCCTCAGCCCAGGTTAAATTTTTAAATTCTTTTTTGAGCAAGCCATATGTTGAAGTAAGGCAATCAAAACAACATCCACTTCTTTTTGTCCCGTCAGGTTTATTGAAAAGGGAGGTGCAGATTGACTCAACAGGGAGGTTCGTTCGTATAAAGGAAAAAATTGCTGGAATTGAACGTCCAATTGAACTTGTTGTTCCTATTGAGAGATATATTCAGATCCGACTTGAAGAGAAGAGGAAAATTTCTTGGGTTGAGCTTGCACATAGATATGAGGGTCGGGAACGAAGAGATGACATTGAGCAGCTTTTTAGCAATATAACGAACATTCAAATTCCTGTCCCAGCAAATCCGATTTTAAGCATATTTGGACCACCTGTGATAAATCTTCGTATTTCTGGCGCTGTTGATATAACTGGGGCTTGGCGGAATGAGAAAACAGAACAGCTTATAATTTCACGACTTGGAAATGTTAGAAATGAGCCGGACTTTTCACAGCAGGTTCAAATAAATGTCGGTGGGACAATAGGGGATAAACTTAACATAACCGCTGATTGGAACACGCAAAGACAGTTTGATTTTGAAAATCAACTAAAAATTAAATACAAAGGATATGATGATGAGATAGTGCAAAGTGTTGAGGCGGGTAATGTTTCTCTTCAAACACCATCTTCACTTATAGGGAGCAGTCAGGCTTTATTCGGGATAAAAGCAAGCTTTCAAGTTGGACCCTTGAAATTGACAACGATAGCAAGTCAGAAGAAAGGGGAATCCCAGGAGCGTGTTTTAACTGGCGGGGCTCAGTCGCAGGAGATAAAGGTTTTTATGTATCAATATTCTCAAAGTCATTACTTTATTGACGAGAAATACATTCCGACATATGAGCCGTATTATCAAAACAGCCCACCTTTGAGGATAGCTCCGGGTTTGCAAGTTAAGGATATAGAGGTTTGGGTTTCCCAGCTTGAGAGACCGGAGCCGGGGCTTACGCGTTTTATCGTTGCTGATATAAACTTACCTCCAGCCGATACCAGGGCTTATTATGATAGTTTAAGGAGCAATGTTTTGCAGAGCGATCCAGGAAGGATTGAGGTTGGACTTTTTAGAAAGCTTGAGAGAGGCAAGGATTACACGATCAATCCTGATATAGGTGTTATATCGCTTAACATAAACTTACAAGATAATCAAGCTATAGCTGTTGCTTATCGTGTTGAAGGTCCAACACAGGTAGCTTCGGATGATACGGTTTATGGGGATTTTATAAATTCACTTGCTGATACATCTGCTACGCTTGTTTTGAAGCTTGTTAGACCGAGGTCTTTACAACCATCTTTTAAAAAGGCATGGGACCTTTTGATAAAAAGTATTTATCCGCTCGGTGGAGCAAGAAATATAAAGAAGGAGGGCTTTGATTTAAAAGTTTTATATCAAGCTAGCCCTGACCAAGAGCCCAGGGAGGAGATTGACGGCAAAAATCTTTTGCAAATTTTCGGTTTTGATAAATTTCATGAGGATGGTTCGCCTGGACCTGATAATAAATTTGATTTTTCTGAATTGACGATCAATCCATCAAGAGGTGAGTTAATTTTCCCGTTTCTTAAACCTTTCAGCAAGGAGACGCTAAAAAAGCTTTTACCAGACAAAGATGATGATTTCATAAGCTCAATTGCTTATGATGACATTTATGATACGAATCAAGTCGCAGCGAGAAATAACACAGCTAAGTCGTCAAAGTTTTTTATCTCGGCTAAATTGACAAGCGATGTCCAAGCCACGTATAATCTTGGTTTTAATGTTGCTGAGGGTAGCGTTCAGGTTTATCTTAACGATAGGCGTTTGGTTGAGGGTGTTGATTACAGGGTTGATTATATACTTGGGCAGTTAACAATTTTGAACCGTGATGCTTTGCTTCCGGGGTCAAATCTTAAGATAAGGTATGAGACGAATGATTTATTTTCGTTTGCTTCAAAGACGATTCTCGGTGCTCGCGGTGATATTGACCTTGCCGAGAACACGAGGTTTGGGTTTACGCTTATGAATTACGCCCAGCAAAGTTTGAGCGATAAAGTTCGCCTTGGTGAAGAGCCGATAAGCAATACAATGCTTGGTTTTGATTTTTCAACAAGGTTTAACTCAAGTAAAATTTCGGAGTTTTTTGACATCCTTCCCGGTTATCAGAGAAAGCAGGATGCTTCATTTTCACTTCGCGGCGAGTCAGCTTTTATGTTTTCTGACCCGAACACTAGAAAGAGCACGATTGCAGGTGATGGTGCTGAAAGCATAGTTTATATAGATGATTTTGAAGGATCAAAAAGGATTGTTCCTTTGAGCTTGATTTCAACACATTGGCATTTTGCGAGTGCTCCGGCTCATATGCCCTTGCTTGGTGAGATAAAACCTGGAACAATTTCAGATACTGTTAAGGTTCAAAGAAAGGGTTATCTTGCTTGGTTTAACATACCTCAATCGGTTCAAATTCAGGAGGTTTGGCCACAAAAAAGGGTAGCACAAGAGCAGCAGTTTATAACTCCGCTTGACATTCAGTTTTTCCCCGACAGACGCGGTCAATACAATTACACAACAAAATGGGATTCCATAAAAAACTTCCCAGCTCAAAATTGGGCTGGAATGATGAGGATTCTTCCGTATTTTTCAACTGACTTGACAACGGAAAATATAACTTACATTGAAATATGGTTTAAAATCGTTGGAAATCCAGGTCCAAATGCGAAGATGCTTATAAACCTTGGTCAGATTTCGGAAGATGTTATTCCGAACAGACGACTTGACACAGAAGATAGAAATGGAAACTATCGTCTTGATCCAGGTGAAGATGTTGGGCTTGATGGGATGAGTGATGAAGAGGAAAGGTTAAGATATCCATATCTTGGGGACGATCCGAGTCAGGACAACTTTGAGTTTGGAAATCTCTTGAAAAGGAACGGGACGGAAGGAAACAAAGACCTCTACCCGGACATTGATCAGGAGGATTTAAACAACAATCACATACTTGACCTTGTAGATAATTATTTTGAATACGAGATTCCGCTTGACACTTTGAATAACCCGTTCATCGCTGGTGGTGGCTCAAATGGGTGGTATCAGCTTAAAATCCCTCTTTCGGCATATACGAGAGTTGTTGGGAATCCGAGCTTTACTTTAATAGAGTTTGTTCGTGTTTGGTTTACTGGGTTTGAGCGTGAGGGTATGATAAGGATTGCTGATTTCAATCTCGTTGGGAATTATTGGGAAGAGCTTGTCAAGAATGACGATAAATTTAAAGTTACAGTTGTAAGCGTTGAGGACAATCCAAATTACACACCGCCACCTGGTGTGCAAAGACCTAGGGACAGGACAAGACCGGATCAACAGATAGAGGGGAACGAGCAATCTCTTGCTTTCATAATAAGGGGTCTTCCAGATGATACACTTCGCCTTGCGATGAGGAGATTTCCACAGAGGATTGATTTGTTCAATTACAAGGTTATGCGTCTTTTCGTTCACGGCGATAATAACTTTTACTTCCGCGACACAACTGATTATGCGGGTGAGATTTTTATTTGGATTGGGACTGATACATCAAATTATTATGAGTATCGCCAGCCGATCTGGCCTGATTGGGACATAAAGAACAACATTCAAATCGTTTTTGATCAATTAACAGCTCTGAAACAGACAAGGGATTCTGTAAATCAACCCGTTAAGAGAGTTCCTGTTCCTGATGGTCCACCTGGGGCGACATATTGGTTAAAAGGTAATCCATCGCTTACGAATGTGACTTTTATTGCAATTGGAGTTACTAATCCAAAAGGTAAGGGTCCGGAATTCCTTTCAGGTGATGTTTGGGTTAATGAATTGCGCCTTTTAAAAGCAAATGATGCAATAGGTTGGGCTTATAATTTATCTGCGCAATTGAGCGTTCCAGAACTTTTAAATCTTAACTTTGGATTGTCAAGGAAAAGTCCCGAATTTAGAGGTTTAACTGATAAATTTGTCAATTCTTCTGCTCGCGTTCTTGCGACAAATTGGGCTTTCTCTGCAAACTTAAACCTTGAGAAAGTATTTCCTTCCGTAATTGCTTCATCCGTTCGTATTCCCCTTTCTTATCAACGCAGTGAGAACATAGGGATTCCAAAGTATATACCCGGCAGGGATATACTCGCAACCGAGGCTGCAAATCGTTTGAAACAGAATGTTCTTGATAGTGGTGGAAGTTTAGATGAGGCAAATAGGAAAGCGGATAGTTTGCTTACGGTGATTCAACAGGTTATGGCTTCTGAGACATGGGCGGTGCCGAGTTTTAATTTCACAATCAATTCACAGAAATGGTATGTCAAAGATTTAATTAACAAGATAAATCTTGGCTTTAACTTCAATAGAGCGATGTCAAGGGATATAAACACAGAGATTAGCAAAAGGTGGGCTTTTAATTTTCAAACGAGCTATTCAACGGCGATACGACCGATCAGTTTGAAACCATTTAAATCAATTTTTGATGGTGTGCCGATACTTGAGGCGTATAAAGATTGGGAGATACAATTGACACCGTCTAATATATCTGGGATGATGAGGTTTGACAGGGGTCAAGAGAATAGAAAATTCAGAACGAAAGCAATGTTTGAACCGACAACAAGGTTGTTCAATGCACAGCGTGGTTTTTCTTTTGATTGGAGATTTTCAAACAACGGACTTTTGAATCCATCTCTTAGATATTCAGTTGACATAGGTAGTAATCTTGTTCATCTTGAGACGGATTCGCTTGGAAGACAGAGGACGACACGGGAAATTTTGGGCGATATTTTCTTTAAGGACGGTTTGATCAATTTTGGAAGGACGCAAAGTTTATCTCAGCAGATTAGCATTGGGACAAATCCGAAAGTACCGCCGATTTTGGGAATTAACAAGTATTTAAATTTGAATTTAAGCTATTCTTCGGCTTACAGATGGCAAAACAACTTTCAACAGGGTTCACTTGGTCGCGGGGCTGGTTATTCGGCGAATTTGAACGCTGGATTTTCAATTAGATTGAAGTCGCTTGCTGATTCTTGGTTTGGTGAAGAGAGCAAGACCTTGAGAAGGGGGCGTGGTGCCCAAGTTCAAAAGGACACAACTGAAAAATCGGGATCAACTTTTAAGTTGAAAGATTTATTAAGAATTTTGATCAAGACGCCTTTTCTTGATTATGACAATGTTCAGCTTAATTTCACTCAAACTAACACTGCTACGAACACCGGTCTTTATTCTGAAAGACCGGGGATGGGTAATTTGTTATCTTGGTTTCCTTTTGTTAGTGATAAAGTTGAATATGGACCTTCGCTTTTGTATCAGCTTGGTTTTGTGTCTGATCCAAACGGTAGTTTGAAGTTTTCACCGAAGAAAGGTTTTCCGTTTTTTGGTTTTGAACAAAGCCCTGGGTTAAGAGCTCCGAATGGAAACCTTGATAATATGTATTCCCAGACAAACAGGATTTCCATTACGACATCAAGACCATTGTGGCAAGGAGCTTATCTTGATTTGAGCTGGAACATAAATTGGAGCTATCAGAGAAATCAAAGGGTTGTGACGGATTCATCTGGGATTCCGAAGGTCACATCGTTTACAAGTTCTGCATCTTTGGGACGTTCATTTTTGATGATTCCACCAGTTTTTGTTTTCAGCATTTTCAAAGGCGGGATCGGTTCGGTTGCATCAAAATATGCTGAGTTTAAAATTGATCCGACGGATAAGAGAAGCGAGGATGAAAAGTTAGCGCAGGCGTTTGAGGAGGGATTTGAGACATTGCCGATTTTGAGTAAAATTTTTGGTGGATTTTTGCCCCGCTTAAATTGGAGATTTAGATGGGATGGGCTTGAGAGGTTTTCAATTTTCAAATCTTTCGCCACCAGGGTTTCGCTTGAGCATTCATATACTTCAAACTTTGAGAAAAGGTGGAGGAGTTTCATTGGACAGCCGATGACATTTGAATCAGAAAGGGCTGGGTATGAGTTCAATCCACTCGTCGGTTTGAACTTAACATTTAAGCCACTTTGGAATGGTAATTTAACAGGTGGATTTAGGTATATTACTTCAACTTATTATGACCTTAACTTTTCTGCGAAGGCAATAGTTGAGACATTCAGGCGTGAGATGTCGTTTAATTTTAGTTATTCAAAGCGTGGATTTAATTTGCCAATCTTTGGGCTATCGCTTAAAAACGATGTTGATATAACGCTCACGTATTCATCATCAAAGAATTCAAGGAAAACATATCAAGCAAGGAACTTAACAGAAGCGATTCCTCTTGATGGTATTTTAAGAACGATGATGGAATTTAGGTTCAGATATATGTTAAGCACAAGGGTCACAGGCTCGTTATTTTATCGTTTGACGAAGTCAAGGTCTGATTCAAGGAGTACTTTCGTTCCTGGTTCAACGATAAATGAGGTTGGGATTGACCTTCACATTTCAATCGGGGCATAG